DNA sequence from the Thermococcus gammatolerans EJ3 genome:
CCCTCTCAACTTCCTCCATAGTGGCTCCCCTAACTACGACTCCAGAAGCCTCGAACTCGCGGGAGAGGTTTTCCTCAACCTCCCCCCCCGCTATCTCTTTTGTCTTGGGGCCGTAGAGAACGAGAACCCTCCTGCCGAGCTTTAGCCTCTTGGCAACGCTCACGGTTTCCCCTGCCAAGTTCTCGCCCAAAAGCACTTCCCGCGGGAGCTCCATCAGGTGCACTTTCTTCACCTCATCTAACTAAGGTGCCGGGACTTAAAAATTGATTGGGTTGGGCACGTGATGGAACAACGTCAAAGTTCACGGTATAAATACGGCATAAATCCGGAGGAAACCTTTAAGTGTCCGGCCCCGACTCTTACACGGTGGTCGGATGGGTCTTCAGGAGTTCTTCCAGAGGTACTTCGTGGATCCAATAAAGTACAACCAGGGCTACAATCCCGTGAACACGCTCGTGTACGCGATAATCCTCGGGATCGCGGTTCTGCTGCTCTACCGGTTTCTCAAGCGGCTTGGGGTGAAGGTGGACGAGAGGTTTTTCGTGGCGCTGATGCCCTACATATTCCTCGGGCCACTAATGAGGGCCATGACCGATGTAGGGATGCTCCCCAGGACGTACCTCACCGTGAGCCCAGGGGGCTACTTCGTGATAGCTGCTTTCGCGATAGCATCGCTCCTCGTCGTGTGGAGACACGTTGGAACCGGAGAAAAGTTGTATCCCCTCTACCGTGACGTTGGTTTTCTCCTCGTCGGCGGTCTCCTTTTCATTCTGATAATAAACCTCGACAAGGTGAACTTTCGGTGGGAGTACTTCAAGTACTTCATTCCGTCCCTCCTCGTTGCCGAGGCCTTCATATGGACCCTCTCCCGGAAGTTCGAGCTCATCAGAAACAACAGGTTGCTTTTCTACACCCACTTCTACGACGCGACGACGACCTTCGTTGGGATACAGTTCTTCGGTTACTGGGAGCAACACGTTCTCGCAAGAACGCTGATAGACCTGACGGGAACGGCGGCGGTGATGTACCTCGAAAAGCTGATCATCCTGCTCCCAATCGTGTGGATACTCGACGTCGAGATGAAGGATGAAGACCCGGATTTAATAAACTTCGTTAAACTGGCCATGTTCATCCTCGGCTTTGGGCCCGGGACGAGGAACCTACTCATAACGCTCATGGGGGTGGGAAGATGACCGACCCATCGGAGGTCATATGGAACGAGGTCGTTTTTTCCCTTGCCAAGGATCTTGAAAAGGTCGTCATGCCTATCTTTGGAAAACCCAAAGCGGGAGAAACCGTTGGAACGAACGTCAGCGGAGACGTTACCAAGTACGTGGACAAGGTTGCCGAGGAAATGGTTCTGGAGAGGCTGAAAATCCTCGGGATAAACGTCGTCAGCGAGGAAGTCGGTACCATAGACGTCGGAAGCGAGTACACAGCGGTAGTTGATCCAATCGATGGGTCATACAACTTCGCCGCGGGCATACCAATCTTCGCCTTCAGTTTCGCACTGTTCCGAAGGAGAAAGCCTGTTTACGCCGCCCTTTACGAATTCACCACAGGAAACTACTATGAAGCAATCCCTGGGAACGGAGCATTTATGAACGGAAGGCCAATTAAGGTTCAGCAGGTTCCAGCATCGAGGGCGGCGATAAGCTTCTACACCCGGGGAAGGGGCGTGGGACTTATCAGCCGCGTTAAGAGGGTTAGAGTCCTCGGGGCGATAGCGGTAGAGCTGGCGTACCTCGCGAGGGGCACGCTCCAGGGCGTGGTTGACATAAGGAATTACGTACGACCAACGGACGTGGCGGCAGGGGTTATGCTAGTGCGTGAAGCTGGTGGGCTCGTCGTCGATGACTCCGGAAAGGATATAGACGTGCATCTGAGCGCTGAAGAGAAGATGAACCTGATAGCGGTGAGCGATCAGGAACTGCTCAGGATAATTCTCGAAGAGGTGAACGGTAGTGGGAGTTGAGGATCTTGTAAAAGCAGTGAGATACGCGTGGCTCACCTACACCCTCGCCTTCATCAACGTTGCTGTTTACCTCTACGAGCTCCATCTGAGCGACTCGATAGCGGGGCCATCCGTCTACGCTCTCTTAAAGCTCGCGCTCGTGAACGTCCTCGTGACCCAGCACCACGAGTGGTGGAGGCTCTTCACGGCGATGTTCGTGCACCTGAGCTGGATCCACCTGGCGATGAACACCTTCTTCCTCATATATCTGGGAAGCCAGCTGGAGCTCTTCGTGGGCAGGTGGAGGTACCTGATCCTTTACATAACCGCCGGCCTGTTCGGTAACGTCCTCAGCGTAGCCCTTATGGATCCGTACACAATAAGTGGAGGAGCGAGCGGGGCCCTCTTCGGCATAGCAGGGGCACTGATAATGATAGAGGGCATACTGAAGAAGAACATCCAGAGTGCTCTGGCCAACGCGTTCTTTCTCTTCCTGATAAACAGCTGGATGCCCCACGTTAATGCCATAGCACATCTTGGGGGCCTGCTCGTTGGGATAGCCTTCGGCTATATCTACGGCAACTACGTCAAGGAGAGGATGATGAGGATGCTTTACTGGGATGAGTTTTACTGAGGTGGTAGTATGAGACGGGACGAGAGGTGGGACGGGGTTTACTCCTTTGAGGACTCGCCCTTCATAATGGAGATCCTGACCGAGTTGAGGGACAAAAACACGGACAGCATAGCCTTCAGAAAGGGTCTCGTAAAGCTCGGTAGGTACATGGGGTACGAGCTGACGAAGACGATGGACGTTGAGGAGATCGAGGTCGAGACGCCGCTGGAAAAAACCAGGGGAATCCTCGTGAAGGACAGGAGAAACGTCGTTATCATAACCGTGCTGAGGGCGGCAATACCCCTGATGGAGGGTCTGATAAAGGTCTTTGAGCACGCAAGGGTGGGCATAGTCTCGGCTTCGCGTGGAAAAGCCCCGAAGTTTGAGATCGAGATGAACTACATCAAGATACCGACCGTGAAGCCAGATGATACCGTCATAGTGGCAGATCCCATGATTGCCACCGGCTCAACGCTTATCCGGGTTCTCAAAGAGGTGTCAAAGTACGGAAGGCCAAAGAGGCTTATCATCCTGGGGGTGCTCGCAGCTCCTGAGGGAATCAGCAGGATCA
Encoded proteins:
- a CDS encoding DUF63 family protein, with translation MGLQEFFQRYFVDPIKYNQGYNPVNTLVYAIILGIAVLLLYRFLKRLGVKVDERFFVALMPYIFLGPLMRAMTDVGMLPRTYLTVSPGGYFVIAAFAIASLLVVWRHVGTGEKLYPLYRDVGFLLVGGLLFILIINLDKVNFRWEYFKYFIPSLLVAEAFIWTLSRKFELIRNNRLLFYTHFYDATTTFVGIQFFGYWEQHVLARTLIDLTGTAAVMYLEKLIILLPIVWILDVEMKDEDPDLINFVKLAMFILGFGPGTRNLLITLMGVGR
- the upp gene encoding uracil phosphoribosyltransferase; its protein translation is MRRDERWDGVYSFEDSPFIMEILTELRDKNTDSIAFRKGLVKLGRYMGYELTKTMDVEEIEVETPLEKTRGILVKDRRNVVIITVLRAAIPLMEGLIKVFEHARVGIVSASRGKAPKFEIEMNYIKIPTVKPDDTVIVADPMIATGSTLIRVLKEVSKYGRPKRLIILGVLAAPEGISRIKEAFPEAEIFVAKVDRELNEKGYILPGLGDAGDRAFGAPLKSPR
- a CDS encoding bifunctional fructose-bisphosphatase/inositol-phosphate phosphatase; amino-acid sequence: MTDPSEVIWNEVVFSLAKDLEKVVMPIFGKPKAGETVGTNVSGDVTKYVDKVAEEMVLERLKILGINVVSEEVGTIDVGSEYTAVVDPIDGSYNFAAGIPIFAFSFALFRRRKPVYAALYEFTTGNYYEAIPGNGAFMNGRPIKVQQVPASRAAISFYTRGRGVGLISRVKRVRVLGAIAVELAYLARGTLQGVVDIRNYVRPTDVAAGVMLVREAGGLVVDDSGKDIDVHLSAEEKMNLIAVSDQELLRIILEEVNGSGS
- a CDS encoding rhomboid family intramembrane serine protease; translated protein: MGVEDLVKAVRYAWLTYTLAFINVAVYLYELHLSDSIAGPSVYALLKLALVNVLVTQHHEWWRLFTAMFVHLSWIHLAMNTFFLIYLGSQLELFVGRWRYLILYITAGLFGNVLSVALMDPYTISGGASGALFGIAGALIMIEGILKKNIQSALANAFFLFLINSWMPHVNAIAHLGGLLVGIAFGYIYGNYVKERMMRMLYWDEFY